In a single window of the Salvia splendens isolate huo1 unplaced genomic scaffold, SspV2 ctg1142, whole genome shotgun sequence genome:
- the LOC121788774 gene encoding malate dehydrogenase [NADP] 1, chloroplastic-like, with amino-acid sequence MISNHLLFKLASGEVLGYDQPIALKLLGSGRSLQALEGVAMELEDSLFPLLREVSIGIDPYEVFQDADWALLIGAKPRGPGMERAALLDINGQIFVEQGKALNAVASRDVKVLVVGNPCVWDCKIRMCVGLENSTRLEGC; translated from the exons ATGATATCCAATCATCTACTCTTCAAA CTTGCTTCTGGTGAGGTTCTTGGATATGATCAGCCGATTGCCTTGAAATTATTGGGATCCGGGCGATCACTGCAGGCGCTTGAAG GTGTGGCAATGGAGCTTGAGGACTCGTTGTTTCCCCTACTAAGGGAAGTGAGCATCGGCATTGATCCATACGAAGTTTTCCAAGATGCGGATTGGGCTCTCCTGATTGGAGCCAAGCCTCGTGGACCAGGCATGGAGCGAGCAGCGCTACTAGACATCAATGGACAGATCTTTGTCGAACAG GGGAAGGCCCTTAACGCTGTTGCTTCCCGTGATGTGAAAGTGCTCGTCGTGGGAAACCCTTGCGTGTGGGATTGTAAAATTCGGATGTGTGTGGGATTGGAAAATTCAACTCGCCTGGAAGGTTGTTAG